The following are encoded together in the Funiculus sociatus GB2-C1 genome:
- a CDS encoding eIF2A-related protein yields MQTAQYDLFISYADADSGWVEGYLLDSLKQAGVRYHSEAAFALGTVRLLEFERAIEQSDRTLLVLSPAYLADGFNQFIDLLAQCYGFDLATWPVIPLVLQSVKLPPRLNALVKLNATNPTEWEEATRRLCTDLKQPVPALSPKSLCPYPGMVPFSEDNCDRFFGRDAEVKKLIERLRLHPFISVIGPSGNGKSSLVFAGLIPALRRSGLFGSGEWLVRSIRPGETPLSELETALGNDLANPTRAVTQALASQPNAQRLLLVIDQFEEVFTLAGKEAAPFQKALLHLIDTPNCYLILTVRADFYSELMESPLWRNIQSYRMEIVPLDAVGLREAIIRPAESVGVFIEAALIERLVADAAGEPGALPLIQETLVLLWEKVERRFLPLRAYEALVLTSQAYSNFDGSNRTGLQAAIANRADFALVALSEEERQVARRIFLRLIQFGEGRADTRRQQSVEQLRVSSDNASQFDQTLLYLADRRLLTLSGGEKDSSRKVDIAHEALISGWPALRWWLTERREAEQIRRRLMRQVEEWVRLGKGSGGLLDEVELAEAERWLESPDAAELGYDETLLTLVEASKRAIQEAKEREEAARQRELDLIRERLEQEEKASEQERRARKAAQTRTKVAITAAGLVSIATVAALWQWNQAVQSEIETLTALSKSQLSQNNQLEGLMESVRAGKKLKQPIFWLPNRVRLETVATLAKAVYEVQERDRLEGHSREVRSVSFSPDGSMIATASKDATIRLWSLDERELPPPLKLDDISVTSVSFSPDSQMIASGNEDGMVTLWNPDGKKLRSFRAHNQNVQINSVSFSPDGQKIASAAAERTIKLWNRDGKPLGTLKGHTGEVTRVSFSPNDEMIASASADNTVKLWSKEGKLLQTFSHTAFVKSVSFSPDGQFLASASEDGTVRFWNPNDKQPIPPLYDRHNGSVNDVSFNPKGQIFAFASASEDNTVKLWRKDGILLETLKGHTAPVKSVSFSPDGKTLVSVGDDNTVRIWDLNDETLVSVGDDNTVRIWNPNNNSSSKVLTGHSDPVSSLSFSPKGQILASVSSDVVKLWSLPGGEERTLKPSLKGYVVAFSPDGKTIAIASSSDNPENNTIKLQNLNGQKRKTLGDLKDMVTSLSFSPDGKMIASVSEGEDKSVIKLWNLNGEKVESWDQSEAVSSISFSPNSPMLALGGQDGTLKLWNFKNNELKDLGQHQQRVTSVSFSPDGQMIASASEDNTVKLWNLDGKELQTLRGHNSRVTSVSFSSDGQMIASASEDKTIKLWSRDGKELATLKGRDAPIRRVSFSQDSKMITAGSDNTVILWSLDLDHLLDRGCKWLGRSNYLKTKKEYQEVCR; encoded by the coding sequence GTGCAAACGGCACAATACGACCTCTTTATTTCCTATGCCGATGCTGACAGTGGCTGGGTAGAAGGCTACTTACTCGACAGCTTGAAGCAGGCTGGTGTGCGCTACCACTCAGAAGCAGCATTTGCTCTAGGTACGGTTCGGCTTCTAGAATTTGAGCGTGCCATTGAGCAAAGCGATCGCACGTTGCTGGTGCTTTCCCCAGCCTATCTGGCAGACGGCTTTAACCAATTCATTGACCTCTTGGCTCAGTGCTATGGCTTTGACTTAGCAACGTGGCCAGTTATCCCTCTCGTCTTACAGTCGGTCAAACTGCCACCTCGCTTAAATGCTCTCGTTAAACTCAATGCCACTAATCCAACTGAGTGGGAAGAGGCTACCCGCCGCCTCTGCACTGACTTAAAGCAGCCCGTACCTGCTCTCTCTCCTAAGTCGCTCTGTCCATACCCAGGAATGGTACCTTTCAGTGAAGACAATTGCGATCGCTTCTTCGGGCGTGACGCGGAAGTAAAGAAACTCATAGAGCGCCTACGCCTGCACCCCTTCATCTCTGTGATTGGTCCTTCAGGAAATGGAAAATCCTCTCTAGTGTTTGCGGGACTCATTCCTGCCCTGCGCCGAAGCGGACTCTTCGGTTCTGGCGAGTGGCTAGTTCGCTCTATCCGCCCTGGCGAGACACCTCTAAGTGAGCTAGAAACTGCATTAGGGAATGACCTTGCTAATCCTACGCGGGCAGTAACACAGGCTCTAGCTAGCCAGCCGAATGCTCAACGATTGCTATTAGTCATAGACCAGTTTGAGGAGGTGTTTACACTTGCCGGAAAGGAGGCAGCACCCTTCCAGAAAGCATTGCTGCACCTAATTGATACTCCCAACTGCTACTTAATTTTGACTGTCCGAGCTGACTTTTATTCCGAGCTGATGGAGTCACCGCTCTGGCGAAACATTCAATCTTACCGAATGGAGATAGTGCCTCTAGATGCGGTAGGATTGCGTGAGGCAATCATCAGACCCGCTGAGAGTGTCGGTGTGTTCATAGAAGCAGCGCTAATAGAACGCTTAGTGGCAGATGCAGCTGGGGAGCCAGGAGCTTTACCCCTGATTCAAGAGACGCTGGTGTTGTTATGGGAGAAAGTGGAGCGGCGATTCTTGCCCCTGAGAGCTTATGAAGCTCTAGTACTCACCAGCCAAGCCTACAGCAACTTTGATGGTAGCAACCGCACAGGATTGCAAGCCGCGATCGCCAATCGTGCTGATTTTGCTCTAGTTGCTCTAAGTGAGGAAGAGCGGCAGGTCGCTCGCCGGATCTTCCTCCGGCTGATTCAGTTTGGCGAGGGACGTGCCGATACCCGCCGCCAGCAATCGGTTGAGCAGTTACGGGTGTCCAGTGATAATGCATCCCAGTTTGACCAGACGCTACTCTATTTAGCAGATCGTCGCCTATTAACCCTTAGCGGTGGGGAGAAGGACTCTAGCAGAAAAGTAGATATTGCTCACGAAGCCCTGATTAGTGGCTGGCCTGCTCTACGGTGGTGGCTCACTGAACGTCGGGAAGCGGAACAGATTCGTAGGCGACTGATGCGTCAAGTAGAGGAGTGGGTACGCTTAGGTAAAGGTAGTGGGGGTCTGCTGGATGAGGTTGAACTGGCTGAAGCAGAGCGTTGGCTGGAGAGTCCTGATGCTGCCGAACTGGGCTATGATGAAACACTGCTTACACTGGTAGAAGCCAGCAAGAGGGCTATTCAGGAAGCAAAAGAGCGAGAAGAAGCAGCTAGACAACGAGAGTTAGACCTGATCCGAGAAAGACTAGAGCAGGAAGAGAAAGCATCAGAGCAGGAAAGAAGAGCGCGTAAAGCAGCTCAGACGCGCACGAAAGTTGCAATTACCGCTGCGGGGCTAGTGAGCATAGCAACAGTCGCCGCTTTGTGGCAGTGGAACCAAGCCGTGCAGAGCGAAATCGAGACTTTAACGGCATTGTCCAAATCTCAGCTTTCTCAAAATAACCAGCTTGAAGGACTGATGGAGAGTGTCAGGGCAGGAAAAAAACTCAAGCAGCCAATTTTTTGGCTGCCAAACCGAGTTCGCCTAGAGACTGTGGCAACTCTTGCAAAGGCAGTTTACGAAGTACAAGAACGCGATCGCCTAGAAGGGCATAGCCGTGAAGTCCGGAGCGTGAGTTTCAGCCCGGACGGTAGTATGATTGCCACAGCTAGTAAGGACGCCACCATCAGACTCTGGAGCCTCGATGAGAGAGAACTCCCACCCCCACTAAAGCTTGATGATATTAGTGTTACCAGTGTGAGTTTCAGCCCGGACAGCCAAATGATTGCTTCAGGCAATGAAGACGGCATGGTGACACTCTGGAACCCTGATGGCAAGAAACTCCGCTCCTTCCGGGCTCACAATCAAAATGTACAAATAAATAGCGTGAGTTTCAGTCCCGACGGTCAAAAAATTGCGTCGGCTGCTGCTGAGCGCACCATCAAACTCTGGAACCGCGATGGTAAGCCGCTCGGAACCTTAAAGGGACACACAGGTGAAGTTACTAGGGTGAGTTTTAGCCCAAACGACGAGATGATTGCTTCTGCCAGTGCGGACAACACCGTTAAGCTTTGGAGCAAGGAGGGCAAGCTGCTACAAACCTTTAGTCACACCGCTTTTGTGAAAAGCGTAAGTTTCAGCCCTGATGGCCAATTCCTTGCCTCTGCCAGTGAGGACGGCACTGTCCGGTTCTGGAACCCCAACGATAAACAACCTATACCACCCCTATATGATCGTCATAATGGTTCAGTGAACGATGTAAGTTTCAACCCCAAAGGTCAAATCTTTGCCTTTGCCTCCGCTAGTGAGGACAACACTGTCAAACTCTGGAGAAAGGACGGCATTCTGCTAGAAACACTGAAGGGTCACACCGCTCCAGTGAAAAGCGTAAGCTTCAGCCCCGACGGCAAAACCCTTGTCTCAGTCGGGGACGATAACACTGTTAGAATCTGGGATCTCAACGACGAAACCCTTGTCTCAGTCGGGGACGATAACACTGTTAGAATCTGGAACCCCAACAACAACTCTTCTTCCAAAGTCCTAACGGGTCATTCCGATCCAGTTAGTAGCTTGAGTTTCAGTCCTAAAGGTCAAATTCTTGCTTCGGTCAGCAGCGACGTAGTGAAACTCTGGAGCCTCCCTGGTGGTGAGGAACGTACCCTAAAACCTTCCTTAAAAGGCTATGTTGTAGCTTTCAGTCCAGACGGAAAAACGATTGCGATTGCTTCAAGCAGTGACAATCCTGAGAACAACACTATTAAACTCCAGAACCTCAACGGTCAAAAACGTAAAACCTTGGGAGATCTTAAGGATATGGTTACCAGTTTAAGTTTTAGTCCAGATGGGAAGATGATTGCCTCCGTTAGCGAGGGCGAGGACAAGAGCGTTATTAAACTTTGGAATCTCAACGGCGAAAAGGTCGAAAGTTGGGATCAAAGCGAGGCAGTTAGTAGCATAAGTTTCAGTCCAAACAGCCCAATGCTTGCTTTAGGCGGTCAGGACGGTACTTTAAAACTCTGGAACTTCAAGAATAATGAACTAAAGGACTTGGGGCAACACCAACAGAGAGTCACCAGCGTGAGTTTCAGTCCTGATGGGCAAATGATTGCCTCTGCCAGCGAGGACAACACTGTTAAGCTCTGGAACCTTGATGGCAAAGAGCTTCAAACTCTCAGAGGTCACAACAGCCGAGTCACCAGCGTGAGTTTTAGTTCAGATGGTCAAATGATTGCCTCCGCCAGCGAGGACAAGACTATTAAGCTCTGGAGTCGCGATGGCAAAGAACTCGCAACCTTAAAAGGGCGTGACGCTCCTATCCGGAGGGTCAGTTTTAGTCAGGATAGCAAAATGATTACAGCAGGCAGTGATAACACAGTAATTCTCTGGAGCTTGGACTTAGACCATTTGCTAGATCGTGGTTGCAAGTGGCTGGGGCGGAGTAATTACCTGAAGACTAAAAAGGAGTATCAAGAAGTCTGTAGATAA